From Halodesulfovibrio aestuarii DSM 17919 = ATCC 29578, the proteins below share one genomic window:
- the hypA gene encoding hydrogenase maturation nickel metallochaperone HypA, producing the protein MHELAITQSMITIVNETVKDKDVIVREIRIEVGQHTCIEKHTLEGCFEVCTEKTPLKGVKLTFIDVPTSWKCSECHYTFEQRLADTCPRCSNTNLTMVTGRELQVKSLEVEPVNKDDSYGN; encoded by the coding sequence ATGCATGAATTAGCTATAACCCAGAGTATGATCACCATCGTTAACGAGACCGTAAAAGATAAAGACGTAATCGTACGTGAAATTCGCATAGAAGTTGGTCAGCATACCTGCATAGAAAAGCATACCCTTGAAGGATGCTTCGAAGTCTGCACAGAGAAAACGCCTCTTAAAGGTGTAAAACTGACATTTATAGACGTTCCCACAAGCTGGAAATGCAGCGAATGTCATTACACGTTCGAACAACGTCTCGCGGACACATGTCCCCGATGTTCCAATACAAATCTCACAATGGTTACCGGTCGAGAACTACAAGTTAAGAGCCTCGAAGTGGAACCTGTTAATAAGGATGATTCTTATGGAAACTAA
- a CDS encoding 4Fe-4S dicluster domain-containing protein produces the protein MVLSIFKVLWNNLKQGPSTDPFPFGETFTPARLRGKVTIDPDSCVGCGVCATVCAGNAIKHVEREDGSGKDFYVWHNTCTFCGMCQHYCPTKAIRLTNDWSTAHCNEDKYKMKEQEFVAYARCTECNQAMPNMPHAMLDHIYGTPTKELETIYGLCPECRRQKSAQQFGAHIHD, from the coding sequence ATGGTGCTTAGTATCTTTAAAGTTCTTTGGAACAACCTGAAGCAAGGCCCTTCCACCGACCCGTTTCCGTTCGGTGAAACCTTCACTCCAGCCCGGCTTCGCGGCAAGGTCACTATTGACCCTGACTCCTGTGTCGGCTGCGGTGTTTGTGCAACTGTTTGTGCTGGTAACGCAATCAAACATGTAGAACGCGAAGACGGCTCCGGTAAGGACTTTTACGTATGGCATAACACCTGCACTTTCTGCGGGATGTGCCAGCATTACTGTCCAACGAAGGCAATTCGTCTAACCAATGACTGGTCTACAGCGCATTGCAATGAAGACAAGTACAAGATGAAAGAACAAGAGTTCGTCGCGTACGCGCGTTGTACTGAATGTAATCAGGCCATGCCTAATATGCCGCATGCAATGCTTGACCACATCTACGGTACACCAACCAAGGAACTCGAGACCATCTACGGACTTTGTCCAGAGTGCAGAAGACAGAAATCTGCTCAACAGTTTGGAGCTCATATCCATGATTAA
- a CDS encoding nickel-dependent hydrogenase large subunit gives MSNTYTIPVGPLHVALEEPMYFQVDVKGEIVQSIEMFAGHAHRGMESLALERNFFQNIVLTERVCSLCSNNHPLTYCMALENIAKIQVPERGQYLRVIADEVKRIASHMFNVGIGLHVIGFNTLFMHAMEVRETMQDLKESIWGNRMDISANTIGGAKYDIDDEIEVYLRKTLNELKKPVEEFRHMYATHPQVKARTKGVGILPPEAAIEYGLGGPVARGSGIDNDVRKETPYAAYDKLKFNVILGEDCDVRSRALVRLDEIFESISLIEQCLDQMPKGPICCDPLPDIPAGQAVARSEAPRGELIYYMRTNGTMYPERLKWRVPTYVNWEGLRVMLNKAKVADIALIVNSIDPCLSCTER, from the coding sequence ATGTCTAACACATACACTATTCCGGTTGGTCCACTGCACGTTGCGCTCGAAGAGCCAATGTACTTTCAGGTGGACGTGAAAGGTGAGATCGTTCAGTCCATCGAAATGTTCGCAGGACACGCTCACCGTGGTATGGAAAGCCTTGCGCTTGAGCGTAACTTTTTCCAGAACATCGTGCTCACAGAACGCGTATGTTCCCTCTGTTCCAACAACCACCCGCTGACATACTGCATGGCGCTGGAAAACATCGCGAAAATTCAGGTTCCTGAACGCGGTCAGTACCTGCGCGTTATTGCAGACGAAGTAAAACGCATTGCTTCACACATGTTTAACGTGGGTATCGGCCTGCACGTTATCGGTTTCAACACACTCTTCATGCATGCCATGGAAGTTCGTGAAACCATGCAGGATCTCAAAGAGTCCATCTGGGGTAACCGCATGGACATTTCCGCCAACACTATCGGCGGAGCCAAGTACGACATTGATGACGAAATCGAAGTGTACCTTCGCAAGACTCTTAATGAACTGAAAAAGCCTGTTGAAGAGTTCAGACACATGTATGCAACTCACCCGCAGGTTAAAGCACGAACCAAAGGCGTTGGCATCCTTCCTCCGGAAGCTGCCATCGAATACGGTCTTGGTGGTCCTGTAGCCCGTGGTTCCGGCATCGACAACGATGTCCGTAAAGAAACCCCGTACGCTGCATACGACAAGCTTAAGTTCAATGTTATTCTCGGCGAAGACTGCGATGTTCGATCTCGTGCACTTGTGCGTCTTGATGAGATTTTTGAATCCATCAGCCTTATCGAACAGTGCCTCGATCAGATGCCTAAAGGCCCAATCTGCTGCGATCCGCTTCCGGATATCCCAGCAGGTCAGGCAGTGGCTCGTTCCGAAGCACCACGCGGCGAACTAATCTACTACATGCGTACTAACGGTACCATGTACCCTGAACGCCTTAAGTGGCGCGTACCAACCTACGTAAACTGGGAAGGTCTACGCGTAATGCTGAATAAAGCGAAAGTGGCGGATATCGCACTTATCGTAAACAGCATTGACCCTTGCCTCTCTTGTACAGAGCGATAA
- a CDS encoding GDSL-type esterase/lipase family protein yields MKTFFFFGDSLTLGVNDPSLRGWIGPLSLVSGVPVPPATFYNLGARKHTSTSIAKRWKSEVEARLIPESKPRLLFSFGVVDMAAPAGKQNLSIEASVENARTILVEAVETYGKRNVIMVSPFPVVNLEHRERIGKLSASYYDMCADYDISYVDVFTKLSEHEPYLNNLSDGIHPDEDGNAIIASVLHEHEHIVLWMNS; encoded by the coding sequence ATGAAAACTTTTTTCTTTTTTGGCGATTCGTTAACTCTCGGTGTTAATGACCCGTCATTACGTGGGTGGATTGGTCCGTTAAGCTTGGTGTCCGGTGTTCCGGTACCTCCTGCTACGTTTTACAATCTGGGTGCGCGTAAACACACCAGCACGTCAATAGCTAAGCGTTGGAAGTCGGAAGTTGAAGCCAGACTAATTCCTGAAAGTAAGCCACGCCTGTTGTTCTCCTTTGGTGTTGTTGATATGGCCGCACCGGCAGGAAAACAAAATCTTTCTATAGAAGCTTCTGTTGAAAACGCACGGACTATTCTTGTTGAAGCTGTGGAGACCTACGGCAAAAGGAATGTCATTATGGTTAGCCCGTTTCCTGTTGTGAATCTGGAGCATCGGGAGCGAATCGGCAAGCTTTCCGCATCATATTATGATATGTGTGCGGATTATGATATTTCGTATGTTGACGTATTTACAAAGCTTTCAGAACACGAACCGTATTTGAATAACTTGTCTGATGGCATTCATCCTGATGAAGATGGCAATGCGATTATTGCCAGTGTCCTTCATGAACATGAACATATTGTGTTGTGGATGAACAGCTAA
- a CDS encoding C-GCAxxG-C-C family protein — MSLSSENQEQEVIVPIAVAPVNRNNKTILETTFPDCPLWQPHSVDPAVAERMAYDGCNGGYGCCYAAFYSIIGQMAEKHGAPYKDFPFHVMKAGRSGVGGWKSTCGALLGAAFAYGLFYEKKEHNELVRELFYWHDTTALPIYRPKTNCKLDVDLPTSISDSVLCITSKTCWAYSSGFPIKSKESSERCARLTADVARKAIEILNAKIDGTFVPTADKNAGMKYEINASSVKDDPASVILVKQPEFRPVKAS, encoded by the coding sequence ATGTCACTTTCATCAGAAAACCAAGAACAGGAAGTAATAGTGCCGATTGCTGTTGCACCTGTTAACCGTAATAATAAGACAATATTGGAAACAACGTTTCCTGATTGTCCGTTGTGGCAGCCGCATTCAGTTGATCCGGCAGTAGCCGAACGTATGGCATATGATGGTTGTAATGGGGGCTACGGCTGTTGTTATGCTGCCTTCTACAGCATTATCGGCCAGATGGCTGAAAAGCACGGCGCACCGTATAAAGATTTTCCGTTTCATGTCATGAAAGCAGGACGTTCCGGAGTCGGCGGCTGGAAGTCAACCTGTGGAGCATTGCTTGGTGCCGCTTTCGCCTATGGCCTTTTTTACGAGAAAAAAGAGCATAATGAGCTTGTACGGGAACTGTTCTACTGGCACGACACCACCGCGTTACCAATCTACCGCCCAAAAACAAATTGTAAGCTGGACGTAGATCTTCCAACCAGCATTAGCGATTCCGTTTTGTGTATAACTTCGAAAACTTGTTGGGCATACTCTTCCGGTTTTCCGATCAAATCTAAAGAATCTTCAGAACGTTGTGCACGGCTCACCGCAGATGTTGCCCGCAAGGCCATAGAAATTTTAAATGCAAAAATAGATGGAACCTTCGTTCCAACAGCCGACAAGAATGCCGGTATGAAATATGAAATAAATGCTTCTTCAGTGAAGGATGATCCTGCATCCGTTATTCTGGTGAAGCAACCTGAGTTTCGGCCTGTTAAGGCCAGCTAG
- a CDS encoding sigma-54-dependent transcriptional regulator, with protein sequence MELSGVKLTILLVDDERDFARGLQRLIVRKFPDFEVLLAHTGEAALDVLKSTHVDIMLTDMLMPGMTGMDLLPLALEQRPDLSMVMLTAHGTIELAVQAVKQGAYDFLTKPVEPAELFRVVAKSQERATLMNENRLLKEQVRSFSTSGELIGESPAMQQLKLSIQAVAHSDYTVLVRGESGTGKEMVARMIHQLSPRTEKNFLSINCPAIPEQLLESELFGYVKGAFTGADKDHKGLFATTDGGTLHLDEIGDISFKVQTKLLRVLQEGEIRPVGANHNEQVDVRVVASTNQELEKRIQDKAFREDLYYRLNVLTVTIPPLRERVTDIPLLTHHFLRQSCNEMGLAEKGIESDVLTYLSTKQWHGNVRELQNYVRRLTVFCSGNTVDMSVVRLVDTGTSSTVVANESGLSGFIQYKEAKSTVIDEFTQAYVSDLLKSTRGNISEAARVSGLSRVALQKILARLMMDAATFR encoded by the coding sequence GTGGAACTATCAGGTGTAAAACTAACTATATTGCTTGTTGATGACGAGCGGGATTTTGCCCGTGGGTTGCAGCGTCTGATTGTGCGTAAGTTTCCGGATTTTGAAGTGCTGCTTGCCCATACGGGCGAAGCTGCTCTTGATGTTTTGAAATCAACGCACGTGGATATCATGCTTACGGATATGCTTATGCCGGGAATGACCGGCATGGATTTGCTTCCACTTGCATTGGAGCAGCGTCCTGATCTTTCAATGGTGATGCTCACTGCACATGGTACTATTGAACTGGCTGTTCAGGCTGTAAAGCAAGGTGCGTATGATTTTTTGACTAAGCCTGTTGAGCCGGCCGAATTATTTAGAGTCGTGGCTAAAAGTCAGGAACGCGCAACACTGATGAACGAGAACAGACTGTTAAAAGAACAAGTGCGCTCTTTTAGTACTTCCGGAGAGCTTATAGGCGAATCTCCAGCCATGCAGCAGCTTAAGCTTTCTATTCAGGCTGTGGCGCATTCGGATTATACCGTGCTGGTTCGTGGTGAATCCGGAACCGGTAAGGAGATGGTCGCACGGATGATTCATCAGTTGAGCCCTCGCACTGAGAAGAACTTTTTAAGTATTAACTGTCCGGCTATACCGGAGCAGCTGCTTGAGAGCGAACTCTTCGGATATGTAAAAGGTGCATTTACTGGTGCTGATAAAGATCACAAGGGACTTTTTGCTACAACAGATGGAGGCACTCTGCATTTAGATGAGATTGGCGATATATCTTTCAAGGTGCAGACAAAGTTGCTTCGGGTGTTGCAGGAAGGTGAGATACGTCCCGTAGGCGCAAACCACAATGAACAAGTGGATGTTCGTGTGGTAGCCTCAACAAATCAGGAACTGGAAAAGCGGATTCAGGATAAGGCTTTTCGTGAGGATCTGTATTATCGCTTGAATGTCCTTACCGTTACAATTCCGCCGTTGCGTGAACGTGTAACGGATATTCCATTGCTGACGCATCATTTTTTACGCCAATCCTGTAACGAAATGGGGTTGGCGGAAAAAGGCATTGAGTCGGATGTATTAACGTATCTTTCAACAAAACAATGGCATGGAAATGTACGTGAACTGCAAAACTATGTTCGCCGTCTGACTGTGTTTTGCTCCGGAAATACAGTGGATATGAGCGTCGTGCGTCTTGTAGATACCGGTACTTCATCTACTGTTGTTGCTAACGAAAGCGGCTTATCCGGTTTTATCCAATATAAGGAAGCAAAAAGCACAGTTATTGATGAGTTTACGCAAGCATATGTGTCTGATCTGCTTAAAAGCACAAGAGGAAACATTTCGGAAGCTGCAAGAGTGTCCGGCTTATCCCGCGTGGCACTCCAGAAAATTCTGGCTCGGCTTATGATGGATGCTGCAACTTTTAGGTAA
- a CDS encoding ferredoxin-thioredoxin reductase catalytic domain-containing protein, protein MSEPTEEHIKRVRNYVAKYCTKTGLTTHSMAEVTDAVVTGLANNIETLGKPLCPCRFYPDKAEEIKSRTWLCPCNDMKKYKYCHCMLFVNEDGMPVTEHLPEGHEGLATYGVTKDPAPEKYNAPK, encoded by the coding sequence ATGAGCGAACCAACAGAAGAGCATATTAAACGTGTGCGCAACTACGTTGCAAAATATTGCACAAAAACGGGGCTTACCACCCACTCAATGGCAGAAGTTACCGATGCGGTGGTAACAGGCCTTGCAAATAATATTGAGACACTAGGGAAACCTCTCTGTCCATGCCGTTTTTACCCGGACAAAGCAGAAGAAATTAAATCCCGCACATGGCTCTGTCCATGTAACGACATGAAAAAATACAAGTACTGTCACTGTATGCTCTTCGTTAACGAAGATGGAATGCCAGTAACAGAACACCTTCCGGAAGGTCACGAAGGTCTTGCAACCTATGGTGTGACAAAAGATCCTGCACCGGAAAAATATAACGCACCGAAATAG
- a CDS encoding c-type heme family protein yields the protein MFFRKPYSLQKQFLSGLAVASLVLGIMFAIGFYIHMRTVLEDEVEAKATLTFTQVDAVQNYVRKVLRPKMYEMIPGTFVIEAMSSSYISRSVMEHFKGDHGYLYRRVAINSRNPQFEANTLERGLVEYFREHPGERLWKGYKDIAEQRYYVMARPVTYVESCMRCHGDINDAPEEVVQQYGERGFNKDVDSIGGVDLVGVNVMASLGQLQKIIIGYFAFFVVGAVVFFSITNVLFKVIVVDNIKRISTVFRSNLEETGGTELLDSLVEQDEIEELESGLLELNNHLFSARAQLKEYAENLREMVEERTQELTHEALERRSDVALFITMLSLMQKSRSRGELLNLAMPEIGNRFRATTVTYICTFASNNSYSWPDGAEAQKLPDDWLYVITESGIKFEDNRIIISVESSAGNAEGVLILYWDDPRYVALQDQGLMRALGRQLGAAGENLVALDNMMRQMQTLQTIVEGITDPLVLMDSSCNLLTANQAACNLSAEFSGGHDTSGNILSMLSAYNATGGCSMQLALSRKVPFVDEVVVDDSRTFAIGIYPVIQGNNLPDRVVVHVREVTREKRMIAQMQQHEKLATIGKLAAGLAHEINNPLGVILCYAELLKDDAEDAQQTQDIDIILRHTRHAQRVLRDLLDFARPKVSHKGVSNIALVVQNITEVFSVQAAVKKVELTASVMTDNSFVAMGEHELEQVLSNLVLNALDAVEERNGHIHLSVVQQGDAVVVSVEDNGEGILPENMHRIFDPFFTTKGPGSGTGLGLAIVYGMVTDLGGKVEANSSIDFGGAKFVVQLPAATPCDFGE from the coding sequence ATGTTTTTTCGTAAGCCGTATTCTTTGCAAAAGCAGTTCTTAAGTGGACTTGCCGTGGCATCTCTTGTGCTCGGGATAATGTTTGCCATTGGCTTCTACATTCATATGCGGACAGTTTTGGAAGATGAAGTTGAGGCAAAGGCTACACTTACGTTTACACAGGTGGATGCTGTCCAGAACTATGTGCGAAAGGTACTACGGCCTAAGATGTACGAAATGATCCCCGGTACGTTCGTTATCGAGGCCATGAGCTCTTCGTATATTTCCCGAAGTGTCATGGAGCATTTTAAGGGAGACCATGGATATCTGTACCGCCGTGTGGCTATTAATTCCCGTAATCCGCAATTTGAAGCCAATACGCTTGAGCGTGGTTTAGTGGAATATTTCCGAGAGCATCCTGGCGAAAGACTTTGGAAAGGGTATAAAGATATAGCAGAGCAGCGTTACTATGTAATGGCACGCCCTGTTACGTATGTTGAAAGCTGTATGCGTTGTCACGGTGATATTAATGATGCTCCTGAGGAAGTGGTTCAGCAGTATGGGGAACGCGGCTTTAATAAGGATGTGGATTCGATCGGCGGGGTGGACTTGGTAGGCGTTAATGTCATGGCAAGCCTCGGACAATTGCAAAAGATTATTATTGGTTATTTTGCCTTCTTTGTTGTGGGGGCGGTTGTGTTTTTCTCCATAACCAATGTGCTTTTTAAAGTGATTGTGGTGGATAATATTAAGCGAATTTCCACCGTGTTCCGTTCAAATCTTGAAGAAACAGGCGGTACAGAACTGCTGGACAGCCTTGTAGAGCAAGATGAGATTGAGGAACTTGAGTCAGGACTGCTTGAGCTAAACAACCATTTATTTTCTGCCCGTGCACAGCTGAAAGAGTATGCAGAAAATCTTCGGGAAATGGTTGAAGAGCGTACGCAGGAATTGACGCACGAAGCACTGGAGCGTCGTTCAGATGTTGCTTTGTTTATTACAATGCTTTCACTTATGCAGAAGAGTCGCTCCCGTGGTGAGTTGCTGAATCTTGCAATGCCTGAAATTGGCAACCGTTTCCGCGCCACAACGGTTACGTATATCTGTACCTTTGCTTCAAATAACAGTTATTCATGGCCTGATGGTGCAGAGGCTCAAAAACTTCCTGATGATTGGCTCTATGTAATCACCGAAAGTGGAATTAAATTTGAAGATAACCGTATCATTATTTCTGTAGAGTCCAGTGCGGGTAATGCAGAAGGTGTGTTGATCTTGTACTGGGATGATCCTCGATACGTTGCGTTGCAGGATCAGGGATTGATGCGCGCTCTTGGCAGACAGCTTGGTGCTGCAGGAGAAAACCTTGTGGCACTCGATAATATGATGCGTCAGATGCAGACCCTGCAAACTATTGTTGAAGGTATTACTGATCCGCTTGTGCTGATGGATTCATCCTGCAATTTGCTTACGGCGAACCAAGCTGCATGCAATCTTTCTGCGGAATTCAGCGGAGGTCATGATACCAGCGGTAATATTCTTTCCATGTTGTCAGCTTATAATGCTACGGGTGGCTGTTCCATGCAGCTTGCCCTTTCCCGGAAAGTTCCGTTTGTGGATGAGGTTGTTGTGGATGATAGCCGCACATTTGCTATAGGTATTTATCCCGTTATTCAGGGGAATAATCTTCCTGATCGTGTTGTTGTACATGTGCGCGAAGTTACGCGTGAAAAACGAATGATTGCCCAGATGCAGCAGCATGAAAAACTGGCGACAATCGGTAAGCTTGCGGCAGGCCTTGCGCATGAGATTAACAACCCACTGGGTGTGATTCTTTGCTATGCAGAACTATTGAAAGACGATGCTGAAGATGCTCAACAAACTCAGGATATTGATATTATTTTGCGTCATACCCGTCATGCACAACGGGTGCTGCGCGATTTGCTTGATTTTGCCCGCCCGAAGGTAAGCCATAAGGGCGTATCGAATATCGCGCTGGTTGTGCAGAATATAACAGAGGTTTTTTCTGTTCAGGCTGCAGTAAAAAAAGTAGAGCTCACGGCATCCGTCATGACAGACAATTCCTTTGTCGCAATGGGGGAACATGAACTGGAGCAGGTTCTTTCCAACCTTGTGCTGAATGCTCTAGACGCTGTGGAAGAGAGAAATGGACATATTCACCTGAGTGTCGTTCAGCAGGGTGATGCTGTTGTGGTTAGCGTTGAGGATAACGGCGAAGGTATTTTGCCGGAAAACATGCATAGAATTTTTGATCCATTTTTTACAACAAAAGGCCCCGGTTCCGGTACAGGTCTCGGGCTCGCTATTGTGTACGGCATGGTGACTGACCTTGGCGGCAAAGTTGAAGCGAATTCAAGCATAGACTTTGGCGGGGCTAAATTCGTAGTGCAGCTTCCGGCTGCAACACCATGTGACTTTGGAGAATAG
- a CDS encoding NADH-quinone oxidoreductase subunit B family protein, with product MSIIDSIKSKAVRSPWLYRINAGSCNGCDVELATTALIPRYDVERLGCKYCGSPKHADIVLITGPVTAMVKDKVLRVYEEIPEPKVTVAVGICPISGGVFRGSYSVPIMLDDIIPVDVNVPGCPPRPQAILEGVAMALDIWKTRI from the coding sequence ATGTCTATTATCGATTCTATTAAAAGCAAGGCTGTCCGTTCTCCGTGGCTGTACCGTATTAACGCGGGCTCCTGTAACGGCTGTGACGTTGAACTTGCTACCACAGCGCTTATTCCGCGCTACGACGTTGAACGCCTCGGCTGCAAATACTGCGGCAGCCCGAAGCATGCTGATATTGTTCTTATCACCGGCCCTGTGACCGCTATGGTTAAAGATAAAGTGCTGCGTGTATATGAAGAGATTCCAGAGCCAAAGGTAACCGTTGCTGTGGGCATTTGCCCTATTTCCGGCGGCGTGTTCCGTGGCAGCTATTCTGTACCGATTATGCTGGACGATATTATTCCTGTTGATGTGAATGTACCGGGTTGTCCTCCTCGCCCTCAGGCTATTCTTGAAGGTGTAGCAATGGCGCTGGATATTTGGAAAACACGGATCTAA
- a CDS encoding 4Fe-4S dicluster domain-containing protein: protein METKEYALVVDAEKCKGCKKCEIACVEAHTNLTRKEIIKNKATSLSRIKVCNIEKAKVPVQCHQCHNAPCARVCPTAALVREPGMVRVRQQLCVGCKMCVMVCPFGAINVAHNEPIIGDATPTSRKVAIKCDQCSEWRAKNGEELTACAKACKFGAIKFVEIHEYQAQKAEEAARCCIDANAADAQSVN, encoded by the coding sequence ATGGAAACTAAAGAGTACGCACTGGTTGTTGATGCAGAAAAATGCAAAGGCTGTAAAAAATGTGAAATCGCTTGTGTAGAAGCACACACCAACCTCACCCGTAAAGAAATCATTAAGAACAAGGCTACAAGCTTAAGCCGCATCAAAGTATGCAACATTGAAAAAGCTAAAGTGCCTGTACAGTGCCACCAGTGCCACAATGCACCATGTGCACGTGTTTGTCCTACCGCGGCTCTCGTTCGTGAGCCAGGCATGGTTCGTGTTCGTCAGCAGCTCTGTGTAGGTTGTAAAATGTGCGTAATGGTTTGTCCGTTTGGCGCAATCAACGTTGCTCACAACGAACCAATTATCGGCGACGCTACACCTACTTCCCGCAAAGTTGCTATCAAATGCGACCAGTGCTCCGAGTGGCGTGCAAAGAATGGCGAAGAACTCACAGCATGTGCAAAAGCATGTAAGTTCGGCGCAATCAAATTTGTGGAAATCCACGAATATCAGGCTCAGAAAGCTGAAGAAGCTGCTCGTTGCTGCATTGATGCAAACGCCGCTGATGCTCAGTCTGTTAACTAG
- a CDS encoding NADH-quinone oxidoreductase subunit C, whose amino-acid sequence MINTMKQRVITLVDKIPNGAKLSWTTDLKDNQFGWITLNDVSDLPFLAEKILPEGRLVTISACNAKAEDAKAFHEVCYHFVMKGLTVTVTVLPTGVEPTVPSITHWHKSADWTEREMAESYGITVSNHPNPRPLFLHDAVKSEAMERLVPLSTMTNSASTNSLWEKIMGEKGEES is encoded by the coding sequence ATGATTAATACAATGAAACAGCGAGTCATAACGCTCGTTGATAAAATACCTAACGGCGCGAAACTTAGCTGGACTACTGATCTTAAAGATAACCAGTTCGGCTGGATTACGCTTAACGATGTTTCAGACCTTCCTTTCCTGGCAGAAAAAATTCTGCCGGAAGGTCGCCTTGTGACTATCTCCGCATGTAACGCTAAAGCAGAAGACGCTAAAGCCTTCCACGAAGTGTGCTACCACTTTGTTATGAAAGGCCTTACTGTCACTGTTACCGTACTGCCTACCGGAGTTGAACCGACTGTGCCTTCCATTACTCATTGGCATAAGTCTGCAGACTGGACTGAACGCGAAATGGCAGAAAGCTACGGTATTACCGTGAGCAACCACCCAAATCCGCGTCCGCTGTTCCTGCACGATGCTGTAAAATCCGAAGCAATGGAACGCCTTGTTCCTCTTTCCACCATGACCAACAGTGCGTCTACCAACTCACTGTGGGAAAAAATTATGGGTGAAAAAGGAGAGGAGAGCTAG